The Erigeron canadensis isolate Cc75 chromosome 4, C_canadensis_v1, whole genome shotgun sequence genome window below encodes:
- the LOC122597746 gene encoding zinc finger A20 and AN1 domain-containing stress-associated protein 5-like — MAQRTEKEEPELMKSVPEALTFSCTNNCGMVGNPATNNMCQKCFLIKTTSSASTHTSCSTYSSIRSTSFDTSSDQLNNIIVDQTMAVDEMKSINENVVLKKNRCFGCRKRVGLTGFQCRCGGLFCGEHRYSDRHDCSYDYKTVGREMIARENPVVKASKIVRI, encoded by the coding sequence atggcTCAAAgaacagaaaaagaagaaccGGAATTGATGAAATCCGTACCTGAAGCGTTGACTTTTTCATGTACCAATAACTGTGGCATGGTAGGAAACCCTGCTACAAACAACATGTGTCAGAAATGTTTTCTCATCAAAACGACGTCGTCGGCATCCACGCATACATCTTGTTCCACGTATTCTTCAATAAGGTCGACATCCTTTGATACATCGTCTGATcaactaaataatattattgttgatcAGACGATGGCTGTGGATGAAATGAAAAGTATTAATGAAAAcgttgttttgaaaaaaaatcggTGTTTCGGGTGCAGAAAGAGGGTCGGATTGACCGGGTTTCAGTGTCGGTGTGGGGGGCTGTTTTGTGGCGAACATCGGTATTCGGATAGACATGATTGTAGCTATGATTATAAGACGGTTGGTCGGGAAATGATTGCTAGAGAGAATCCGGTTGTTAAAGCGTCGAAAATCGTTAGGatttga